Proteins from a genomic interval of Pseudoalteromonas sp. MEBiC 03607:
- the tusC gene encoding sulfurtransferase complex subunit TusC codes for MKNVLVISQHSPFDDQHIRDSLDTTLIFAAIEQNISWLLSGEAVLALKKNQQPEQLGIKNYFKTIKTLELYDVENIYVCEKSLIDFNLTKDKLIIDVKVASFEQQRHLISQQDQVVTL; via the coding sequence ATGAAAAACGTTTTAGTTATTAGCCAACACAGCCCGTTTGATGACCAGCATATTCGTGACTCACTCGACACAACGCTAATTTTCGCTGCTATTGAACAAAACATTAGCTGGTTGCTCAGTGGTGAGGCAGTTTTAGCTCTAAAAAAGAATCAACAGCCAGAACAACTTGGTATCAAAAACTATTTTAAAACCATTAAGACGCTTGAGTTATATGATGTAGAAAATATTTATGTGTGCGAAAAATCATTAATAGACTTTAATTTAACAAAAGATAAATTAATTATTGATGTGAAGGTAGCCAGTTTTGAGCAGCAACGTCATTTAATAAGCCAACAAGATCAGGTGGTAACATTATGA
- the tusB gene encoding sulfurtransferase complex subunit TusB — translation MSTLHIFAKPLSHYCTNTLANLIAAEDTILLVSDACYSSTQFKQFSSALYLLNEDATARNISISLGDIAIDYTQFVEMTLNTKNTITW, via the coding sequence ATGAGCACACTTCATATATTTGCTAAACCACTTTCTCATTATTGCACCAATACGCTAGCAAATTTAATAGCCGCAGAGGATACTATTCTACTAGTTAGCGACGCTTGCTACAGCAGCACGCAATTTAAGCAATTTTCATCCGCTTTATATTTACTCAATGAAGATGCCACAGCACGAAATATCTCTATAAGCTTGGGCGACATCGCAATCGACTACACGCAATTTGTAGAAATGACTTTAAACACAAAGAACACGATTACTTGGTAA
- a CDS encoding TusE/DsrC/DsvC family sulfur relay protein, with protein sequence MLEFNNKQIETDKQGYLLDSNDWCEELAPIIAEQENITLSEQHWEVVHFVRDFYLEYNTSPAIRMLVKAMAQKLGEEKGNSMYLYKLFPKGPAKQATKIAGLPKPARCI encoded by the coding sequence ATGCTTGAATTTAATAACAAACAAATAGAAACTGACAAACAAGGTTATTTACTTGACTCAAATGATTGGTGTGAAGAGCTTGCACCAATCATTGCTGAGCAAGAGAATATTACGTTAAGTGAACAGCACTGGGAAGTTGTGCACTTTGTGCGTGATTTTTACTTAGAATATAACACCAGCCCAGCAATCCGTATGCTGGTCAAAGCCATGGCCCAAAAACTAGGTGAAGAAAAAGGTAATAGTATGTACTTATATAAACTATTTCCCAAAGGCCCAGCTAAACAAGCAACTAAAATTGCAGGTTTGCCTAAACCGGCTAGGTGCATTTAA
- a CDS encoding rRNA large subunit pseudouridine synthase E: MANKANSKPRRSSGRTYSRPTQKRQVKKAISPEQRKVVLFNKPFDVLCQFTDEQNRKTLADFISIKDVYAAGRLDRDSEGLLLLTNCGKLQHTLTEPNKKTAKTYWVQVEGDVSDEAIFALNKGVELKDGMTKPAKVKRINEPSIWPRTPPVRERKNIPTSWLEISITEGRNRQVRRMTAHVGFPTLRLIRYSIGSYTLDGLDSGQFKVVNNPDA, encoded by the coding sequence ATGGCAAACAAAGCCAATAGCAAACCACGTCGTAGTAGCGGTCGAACGTATTCAAGGCCCACGCAAAAACGCCAAGTTAAAAAAGCAATCAGCCCAGAGCAGCGCAAAGTAGTGCTGTTTAACAAACCATTTGATGTGCTTTGCCAATTTACTGATGAGCAAAACCGCAAAACGCTTGCCGACTTTATTAGTATTAAAGACGTGTATGCAGCAGGACGCTTAGACAGAGATAGCGAAGGGCTTTTGCTACTTACAAACTGCGGCAAGTTACAACATACACTCACTGAACCCAATAAAAAAACAGCTAAAACGTATTGGGTTCAAGTAGAAGGCGATGTCAGTGATGAGGCTATTTTTGCCCTAAACAAAGGCGTAGAACTTAAAGATGGCATGACCAAGCCTGCCAAGGTTAAACGCATTAACGAACCATCAATTTGGCCGCGTACCCCGCCCGTTCGCGAGCGCAAAAACATACCTACCAGCTGGTTGGAAATCTCTATCACTGAGGGACGCAATCGCCAAGTTCGTCGCATGACTGCTCATGTTGGCTTTCCTACTTTACGATTAATTCGTTACAGCATTGGTAGCTATACTCTCGATGGTTTGGATAGTGGCCAGTTTAAAGTAGTGAACAATCCAGATGCATAA
- a CDS encoding NUDIX hydrolase → MHKPNVTVAAIVTCEDKFLLVKERDKHTGEICYNQPAGHLEANETLAEAACRELIEETGISLNASHLVGIYNLHAANGFHYMRFSFAFTCPELYLPSPQDNDILSADWFSIEQIRNLPLRSPLVLKCIEDHLAGQAYPLSLIYQ, encoded by the coding sequence ATGCATAAACCTAATGTCACAGTCGCGGCTATCGTTACATGCGAAGATAAGTTTTTACTTGTTAAAGAACGCGATAAACACACAGGTGAGATCTGTTATAACCAGCCTGCCGGTCATTTGGAGGCAAATGAAACCTTAGCTGAAGCTGCTTGTCGTGAGCTTATTGAAGAGACAGGTATTAGCCTTAATGCCAGCCATCTGGTTGGTATTTACAATTTACATGCGGCTAATGGCTTCCATTATATGCGTTTTAGCTTTGCTTTTACTTGCCCAGAGCTATATTTACCATCCCCCCAAGATAATGACATTCTCAGTGCCGATTGGTTTAGCATTGAGCAAATAAGAAACTTACCACTTAGAAGCCCGCTGGTTTTAAAATGCATTGAAGATCATTTAGCTGGCCAAGCCTACCCCCTAAGTTTGATTTACCAATAA
- the mnmA gene encoding tRNA 2-thiouridine(34) synthase MnmA: MSENSHIKVIVGMSGGVDSSVSAYLLKQQGYQVEGLFMKNWEEDDNDEYCAAAEDLKDAQAVCDKLGIELHTVNFAAEYWDNVFEYFLAEYKAGRTPNPDIMCNKEIKFKAFLEFAAQALGADYIATGHYVRREKRGDKFVMCRGLDDNKDQSYFLYTLSHEHIAQTLFPVGDIAKPEVRRIAEEQDLITHDKKDSTGICFIGERKFKDFLQKFLPAQPGKIEDTDGNEVGEHEGLMYHTLGQRKGLLIGGMKEGSGEPWYVVDKDVERNVLVVGQGKDHPRLYSNGLNANQLHWVDREGPKGTTRCTVKTRYRQEDISCTLLVGEDGMARVLFDEPQKAVTPGQSAVFYADEVCLGGGIIDSVIK, encoded by the coding sequence ATGAGCGAAAATAGTCACATTAAAGTCATCGTGGGTATGTCCGGCGGTGTTGATTCTTCTGTATCAGCGTATTTATTAAAGCAGCAAGGCTATCAAGTTGAAGGCCTGTTCATGAAAAACTGGGAAGAAGACGATAATGATGAATATTGCGCTGCAGCTGAAGACCTAAAAGACGCACAAGCTGTGTGCGACAAGCTAGGCATTGAGCTTCACACTGTAAATTTTGCAGCCGAATACTGGGACAACGTATTTGAGTACTTTTTAGCTGAGTACAAAGCAGGCCGTACGCCAAACCCAGACATCATGTGTAATAAAGAAATCAAATTCAAAGCATTTTTAGAATTTGCAGCGCAAGCACTGGGTGCAGATTATATCGCGACTGGTCACTATGTACGCCGCGAAAAACGTGGTGATAAATTTGTCATGTGTCGTGGTCTTGATGACAACAAAGATCAAAGCTATTTCTTGTACACATTAAGCCATGAGCATATTGCACAAACACTTTTCCCTGTTGGCGACATTGCAAAACCAGAAGTACGCCGTATTGCTGAAGAGCAAGATTTAATTACGCATGATAAAAAAGACAGCACTGGTATTTGCTTTATCGGTGAGCGTAAATTTAAAGACTTTTTACAAAAATTCTTACCAGCTCAGCCAGGTAAAATCGAAGATACCGATGGCAATGAAGTGGGTGAGCACGAAGGTTTGATGTACCACACACTGGGTCAACGTAAAGGCCTATTAATTGGCGGCATGAAAGAAGGCTCAGGTGAACCTTGGTACGTTGTAGATAAAGACGTTGAGCGCAACGTACTAGTAGTTGGCCAAGGTAAAGACCACCCTCGCCTATACAGTAATGGCTTAAATGCAAATCAACTTCACTGGGTTGACCGCGAAGGCCCTAAAGGGACTACGCGCTGTACGGTTAAAACCCGTTATCGCCAAGAAGATATCAGTTGTACATTACTCGTTGGTGAAGATGGTATGGCACGCGTGTTATTTGATGAGCCACAAAAAGCCGTGACTCCTGGTCAATCAGCCGTTTTCTATGCTGACGAAGTCTGCTTAGGCGGTGGGATTATTGATTCGGTGATCAAATAA
- the hflD gene encoding high frequency lysogenization protein HflD: protein MTEHQVMALAAMCQVAKQVQKVAQYGQGSDHELEKLLNCIIETSPNSPEDVYQGKHNLREGYRILIAQLSTGADKDVEIVKYVGGLMQLERALSSKQNSLNELGRRIDDVKRRLDHFAITDDTVVAALADIYSSVLSPLGHRIQVYGKPELLKQQLTQNKIRALLLAGIRSAVLWRQMGGKRRHFFFAKRKILAIAKQSI from the coding sequence ATGACAGAGCACCAAGTCATGGCGTTAGCTGCCATGTGTCAAGTTGCCAAACAAGTACAAAAAGTTGCGCAATATGGCCAAGGTAGCGACCACGAATTAGAAAAGTTATTAAACTGTATAATTGAAACATCACCAAATAGCCCTGAAGATGTGTATCAGGGTAAACATAATTTACGTGAAGGTTATCGCATTTTGATTGCACAGCTTTCTACCGGCGCAGACAAAGACGTCGAAATCGTGAAATATGTGGGTGGTTTAATGCAATTAGAACGTGCATTAAGTTCAAAACAAAACAGCTTAAATGAATTAGGTCGTCGCATTGATGATGTTAAACGTCGCCTCGACCATTTTGCTATCACAGATGATACTGTTGTAGCAGCGCTTGCTGATATTTACTCATCGGTGCTAAGCCCCCTTGGGCATCGTATTCAAGTTTACGGCAAGCCAGAGTTATTAAAACAGCAGCTCACGCAAAACAAAATTCGTGCCCTATTATTGGCCGGAATTCGTAGTGCCGTGTTATGGCGACAAATGGGCGGTAAGCGCCGTCATTTTTTCTTTGCAAAAAGAAAAATCCTCGCTATTGCTAAACAATCAATTTAA
- the purB gene encoding adenylosuccinate lyase, with product MELSALTAISPVDGRYGSKTTELRSIFSEFGLIKYRVTVEVRWLQALSAASAITEVPAFSDEANALLNAIVDNFSEADAARVKEIERTTNHDVKAVEYLLKEKVADNAELNAVNEFIHFACTSEDINNLSHGLMLTEARDKVLLPYCDQLLNALKEKAVEYKSVAMMTRTHGQPATPSTMGKEFANVYMRLKRQRDQIAKVEMLGKINGAVGNYNAHLSAYPDYDWHSHAEQFVTSLGLTFNPFTTQIEPHDYIAELFDAVARFNTVLLDFDRDVWGYIALNHFKQKTIAGEIGSSTMPHKVNPIDFENSEGNLGIANAIFTHLAQKLPVSRWQRDLTDSTVLRNLGVGMGYTLIAYQATLKGVSKLEVNEARLLEELDQNWELLAEPIQTVMRKYGIEKPYEKLKDLTRGKRVNQEIMADFIDGLELPEEAKVEMKKLTPANYIGRAVEFIDNLA from the coding sequence ATGGAGCTTTCAGCGTTAACCGCTATCTCTCCGGTAGATGGTCGCTATGGCAGCAAGACCACGGAACTACGCAGCATTTTCAGCGAATTTGGTTTAATCAAATACCGTGTAACTGTTGAAGTTCGTTGGTTACAAGCTTTGTCTGCAGCAAGCGCAATCACAGAAGTACCGGCATTTAGCGACGAGGCTAATGCTTTACTTAATGCCATTGTTGATAACTTTAGCGAAGCGGATGCTGCACGCGTTAAAGAGATCGAGCGCACAACTAACCATGACGTAAAAGCAGTTGAATACCTACTTAAAGAGAAAGTAGCTGACAACGCAGAGCTAAACGCAGTTAACGAATTCATTCACTTTGCCTGTACTTCAGAAGACATCAATAACCTGTCTCACGGTTTAATGCTTACAGAAGCGCGTGATAAAGTATTACTTCCATACTGTGACCAACTTCTAAATGCATTGAAAGAAAAAGCAGTTGAATACAAGTCAGTTGCGATGATGACGCGTACCCACGGTCAACCTGCTACGCCATCTACAATGGGTAAAGAGTTTGCAAACGTATACATGCGCTTAAAGCGTCAACGTGACCAAATTGCCAAGGTAGAAATGTTAGGTAAAATCAACGGTGCTGTAGGTAACTACAACGCTCACCTTAGTGCTTACCCAGATTACGATTGGCACAGCCACGCTGAGCAATTTGTAACAAGCCTAGGTTTAACATTTAACCCATTCACAACACAAATCGAGCCGCATGATTACATTGCAGAGTTATTCGATGCAGTTGCACGTTTCAACACTGTATTACTTGATTTTGACCGTGACGTTTGGGGCTACATTGCACTAAACCACTTTAAACAAAAAACAATCGCAGGTGAGATTGGTTCATCTACTATGCCTCACAAAGTAAACCCGATTGATTTTGAAAACTCTGAAGGTAACTTAGGTATTGCTAACGCTATCTTTACTCACCTTGCGCAAAAACTACCTGTTTCTCGCTGGCAACGTGACTTAACTGACTCAACAGTGTTACGTAACCTAGGTGTTGGTATGGGCTACACTTTGATCGCTTACCAAGCGACATTAAAAGGTGTAAGCAAACTTGAAGTAAACGAAGCGCGTTTACTAGAAGAGCTAGACCAAAACTGGGAATTACTAGCAGAGCCAATTCAAACGGTAATGCGTAAATATGGTATCGAAAAGCCATACGAAAAACTTAAAGACCTTACGCGTGGTAAGCGCGTAAACCAAGAAATCATGGCTGATTTCATCGATGGTCTTGAGTTACCTGAAGAAGCAAAAGTAGAAATGAAAAAATTAACACCGGCTAATTACATTGGTCGTGCTGTTGAGTTCATCGACAACTTAGCTTAA
- a CDS encoding cupin domain-containing protein, with protein sequence MYQLTINSLTQEQFLAEYWQKKPLLIKQGFKDFADPIEPEELAGLAMEESIESRIVTNHSDDWQAYHGPFEDFSLLTEKHATLLVQAVDHWHNDAAQLLEPFRFIPNWRIDDLMISYSTPGGGVGPHLDQYDVFIIQGEGKRHWRVGLPDANLKQFAQNKSLLQVEQFPAVIDCVLEPGDILYIPPGCPHEGYAVENALNYSVGFRAPNQRDLLSQFADHLIDTELGNQRYGDPELKLRASKGELSQTEAEKVKQLMIAAINDDSVFKTWLGNSMSQPKHEMDLAPLEEPYTLDDVKALLDDDMLIFERLGGTRAIYQIIDDKVLFSVNGVNYMHDLEDLSLIKRLTDQTSLTASDINSSKNNHIFLKTFTTLLNEGIWFC encoded by the coding sequence ATGTATCAATTAACCATCAATTCATTAACCCAAGAGCAATTTTTAGCTGAGTATTGGCAAAAGAAGCCATTACTTATTAAGCAAGGCTTCAAAGATTTTGCTGATCCTATTGAGCCCGAAGAACTTGCTGGGCTTGCCATGGAAGAAAGCATTGAATCACGTATTGTGACCAATCACTCAGATGATTGGCAAGCATACCATGGTCCATTTGAAGACTTTAGCTTGCTAACTGAGAAGCACGCTACGTTACTCGTACAAGCGGTTGACCATTGGCATAACGATGCAGCGCAACTACTGGAGCCATTTCGCTTTATTCCAAACTGGCGTATTGATGACTTGATGATCAGCTACTCTACGCCGGGTGGTGGCGTGGGTCCGCATTTAGATCAATACGATGTGTTTATTATTCAGGGCGAAGGTAAACGCCATTGGCGCGTTGGTTTACCTGATGCGAACTTAAAACAATTTGCGCAAAATAAAAGCTTATTACAAGTTGAGCAATTTCCTGCCGTGATCGATTGTGTGTTAGAACCGGGTGATATTCTTTATATTCCACCAGGCTGCCCGCACGAGGGTTACGCTGTTGAAAATGCACTTAATTATTCTGTAGGTTTTAGAGCACCAAACCAACGCGACTTGTTATCCCAATTTGCAGATCACCTGATTGATACTGAGCTTGGTAATCAACGATATGGTGATCCAGAGCTAAAATTACGTGCCTCAAAAGGTGAACTAAGCCAAACTGAAGCCGAAAAAGTGAAGCAATTAATGATTGCTGCAATCAATGATGACTCAGTATTTAAGACATGGCTTGGCAATAGTATGAGCCAGCCAAAACATGAAATGGACCTAGCACCACTAGAAGAACCATACACGCTTGATGATGTAAAAGCACTGTTAGATGATGATATGCTCATTTTTGAACGCTTAGGCGGCACACGTGCAATTTATCAAATCATCGATGATAAAGTACTTTTTAGTGTTAATGGGGTCAATTATATGCATGATCTAGAAGATCTTTCTCTAATAAAAAGATTAACAGACCAAACATCACTGACCGCTAGCGATATAAATAGTTCAAAAAATAACCACATTTTCCTAAAAACTTTTACTACACTATTAAATGAGGGTATTTGGTTTTGTTAG
- a CDS encoding GNAT family N-acetyltransferase, producing MGYMIDEVEWSIDKELLQQIRERVFVCELHIPKHVEFDHLDKTAHHVLVTDESNKCPVATGRLCNDGLIGRIAVLPEHRNRSVYKSLLNYLVGLAEKQGCDCVSINCILNEVDRFKRNGFSADGLVFMEAGIPRQRMLCPIKQFDTRPFTLVH from the coding sequence ATGGGCTACATGATAGATGAAGTTGAATGGAGTATCGACAAGGAACTATTGCAACAAATCCGAGAGAGGGTATTTGTTTGCGAATTACATATTCCAAAACACGTCGAATTTGACCATTTAGATAAAACGGCTCATCACGTACTTGTTACTGATGAAAGTAATAAATGTCCAGTTGCGACTGGGCGCTTGTGTAATGATGGCTTAATTGGTCGGATTGCTGTATTACCTGAACACCGTAACCGATCAGTTTACAAATCATTATTGAATTACTTAGTAGGTTTAGCTGAAAAACAAGGCTGTGATTGCGTTAGTATCAATTGCATATTAAATGAAGTTGATCGATTTAAACGAAATGGGTTTTCGGCTGATGGCTTAGTATTTATGGAGGCAGGAATTCCAAGACAACGAATGCTCTGCCCTATCAAGCAATTTGATACGCGGCCATTCACTTTGGTGCACTAG
- a CDS encoding DUF4826 family protein, translating to MEQKQARPLTPEEQAEAQKQSVMWQRECFQNAQKHLAEKGVIPQTVVEKESRFIAPLVAIWKFKAQNGKSYWVITGRLPTDHAEASAATNAREVLRYFSMQWQLKADQLMQSGAVDKTKVDFANLLINRAHGLYELFEKDDMWQNEPA from the coding sequence ATGGAACAAAAACAAGCAAGACCATTAACACCAGAAGAACAAGCCGAAGCGCAAAAACAAAGTGTTATGTGGCAAAGAGAATGTTTCCAGAATGCACAAAAGCATTTAGCTGAAAAAGGCGTTATCCCGCAAACAGTTGTTGAGAAAGAAAGCCGTTTCATTGCGCCATTAGTGGCTATTTGGAAGTTTAAAGCACAAAATGGTAAAAGCTATTGGGTTATCACAGGGCGTTTACCAACCGATCACGCAGAAGCGAGTGCAGCAACCAATGCCCGTGAAGTACTTAGATATTTCTCAATGCAATGGCAACTAAAGGCTGATCAACTAATGCAGTCAGGCGCTGTAGATAAGACCAAAGTAGATTTTGCTAATTTACTCATTAACCGCGCTCATGGTTTATATGAGTTATTCGAAAAAGATGATATGTGGCAAAATGAGCCAGCTTAA
- a CDS encoding DUF924 family protein has translation MFMDKQRIIDFWFNELGSDAWYKQSDDTDALITVKFSECLLQVIAGEHADWRVDALGSLAEIIVLDQFSRNIYRNTAQAFSQDPQALTLAQRAIELGFDKKLPSSQAAFIYMPFMHSESKVIHQQAEQLFKGMSNYEFELKHKVIIDRFGRYPHRNAILGRESTPEELQFLTEPNSSF, from the coding sequence ATGTTTATGGATAAGCAAAGGATTATCGATTTTTGGTTTAATGAATTAGGCTCAGATGCTTGGTATAAGCAATCTGATGACACTGATGCATTAATTACGGTTAAGTTTTCAGAATGTCTATTGCAAGTTATCGCTGGCGAGCATGCTGACTGGCGAGTGGATGCCCTAGGCTCTTTAGCTGAAATTATCGTGTTAGATCAGTTTTCACGCAATATTTATCGAAATACTGCACAGGCTTTTAGCCAAGATCCACAAGCATTAACCTTAGCGCAAAGAGCAATTGAACTTGGCTTTGATAAAAAGTTACCTAGCTCTCAAGCTGCGTTTATTTATATGCCGTTTATGCATAGTGAATCCAAAGTTATTCATCAGCAGGCTGAGCAATTGTTTAAAGGCATGAGTAATTATGAATTTGAACTAAAGCACAAAGTTATTATTGATAGGTTTGGTCGCTATCCACACCGCAACGCAATTTTAGGTCGTGAATCAACACCTGAAGAGCTGCAATTTTTAACAGAGCCTAACTCTTCTTTCTGA
- a CDS encoding lipoprotein-releasing ABC transporter permease subunit, which yields MLLSAFISKRFRAHSGQKEGQNGFVSFIAKASTIGILLGVAVLIVALSVINGFEQQLVHRLLSVVPQVEYVAPNKPINNWQSKVALLRSQAGVTGAAPFISVNGMAQFKSELKAVEVRGVSPEFENQVSALNQFTEGRLVSQLQQEDVLLGQQIVNRLGLKIGDPVTLLIPQINQQSNTLLAPKRVSLNLAGIIKMGGPIDETAAFIRLDKAQSVLSFDENQVTGLRLQVADVFAAHQTAMRVGQVIPDYVYVSSWFRTQGSLYQDIQMVRTIVYIVVFLIIAVASFNIVSSLVMEVREKQANIAILKTMGAQDSTILATFVMQGFTQALIGVILGTIIGVMLALNISELFSWISHLLGDNPLQGVYFIEFLPSKLVWQDIVITVIVTFVLAILATLYPAWQATRVDPAKVLGN from the coding sequence ATGTTGCTTAGTGCCTTTATTTCAAAACGATTTCGCGCTCACAGTGGCCAAAAAGAGGGGCAAAATGGCTTTGTAAGCTTTATTGCTAAAGCTTCGACAATCGGCATACTTTTGGGAGTCGCCGTATTAATTGTTGCTCTATCAGTGATTAATGGCTTTGAGCAACAACTAGTGCATCGGCTTTTATCGGTTGTACCGCAGGTTGAATACGTTGCTCCTAATAAACCAATCAATAATTGGCAGTCAAAAGTTGCTTTATTGCGCTCTCAAGCCGGTGTAACAGGTGCAGCACCTTTTATTAGTGTCAACGGCATGGCGCAGTTTAAAAGTGAGTTAAAAGCGGTTGAAGTGCGTGGCGTTAGCCCAGAGTTTGAAAACCAAGTATCGGCGTTAAACCAATTTACAGAAGGGCGCTTAGTTAGTCAGTTACAACAAGAAGATGTACTTTTAGGACAACAAATAGTCAACCGGTTAGGTCTTAAAATTGGCGACCCAGTTACCTTATTAATCCCACAGATAAACCAGCAAAGTAACACTTTACTTGCTCCAAAGCGGGTGAGTTTGAATCTTGCGGGTATTATTAAAATGGGCGGCCCAATTGATGAAACAGCGGCTTTTATTCGCCTCGACAAAGCGCAAAGTGTACTGAGTTTCGATGAAAACCAAGTAACCGGTTTACGGTTACAAGTAGCTGATGTATTTGCTGCTCATCAAACCGCTATGCGGGTGGGGCAAGTTATCCCAGATTATGTCTATGTCTCTAGTTGGTTCAGAACGCAAGGCAGCTTATATCAAGATATTCAAATGGTTCGAACTATTGTGTATATCGTGGTGTTTCTAATTATTGCCGTAGCTAGTTTTAATATTGTTTCATCACTTGTTATGGAAGTACGCGAAAAACAGGCAAATATTGCGATTTTGAAAACCATGGGAGCACAAGACAGTACGATTTTAGCCACCTTTGTTATGCAAGGATTTACGCAAGCACTTATTGGCGTAATACTTGGAACGATTATAGGTGTTATGCTTGCATTAAATATCAGTGAATTATTCTCGTGGATCAGTCATTTGTTAGGTGACAATCCATTACAAGGTGTTTATTTCATTGAGTTTTTACCTAGTAAACTCGTTTGGCAAGATATCGTTATAACGGTGATTGTTACCTTTGTCCTCGCTATTTTGGCAACATTATACCCTGCGTGGCAAGCAACCCGAGTAGACCCAGCAAAAGTACTCGGTAATTAA
- the lolD gene encoding lipoprotein-releasing ABC transporter ATP-binding protein LolD, translating to MSDLVINCQQLNKVYQDGDNQVAVLKGVDLTLNQGEMLAVVGSSGSGKSTLLHILGTLDNATDGTVEIKGQQVAKLNRKQQASFRNENLGFIYQFHHLLMEFTAIENVAMPLLIKGLSAKAANEKALNMLDKVGLSHRCEHKPSALSGGERQRVAIARALVTEPALVLADEPTGNLDKQNAIKIYDLIKELNTSLKTSFVVVTHDLELADKLGKIAYLDDGKLAIKESQHVA from the coding sequence ATGAGTGATTTAGTGATTAATTGTCAGCAGCTTAATAAAGTGTATCAAGATGGCGATAATCAGGTTGCAGTCTTAAAAGGGGTTGATTTAACGCTCAATCAGGGCGAAATGTTAGCCGTTGTAGGTAGTTCTGGTTCAGGTAAAAGTACTTTATTACATATATTAGGCACCTTAGATAATGCGACAGATGGAACCGTTGAAATCAAAGGTCAACAAGTTGCTAAATTAAACCGAAAACAACAAGCGAGTTTCCGCAACGAAAATTTGGGCTTCATTTACCAATTCCATCATTTATTAATGGAATTTACTGCCATTGAAAATGTTGCTATGCCACTTTTAATTAAAGGTTTAAGCGCAAAAGCGGCAAACGAAAAAGCCCTCAACATGCTTGATAAAGTAGGGTTATCTCATCGTTGCGAACATAAACCATCGGCGTTGTCAGGTGGTGAGAGGCAGCGGGTTGCAATAGCACGTGCATTGGTAACAGAGCCTGCGTTGGTGCTAGCCGATGAACCAACGGGTAACTTAGATAAACAAAACGCAATTAAGATTTATGACTTGATTAAAGAGTTAAATACCAGCTTAAAAACTAGTTTTGTTGTGGTAACCCATGATTTAGAGCTTGCAGATAAACTAGGCAAAATTGCCTATTTAGATGATGGTAAGCTTGCAATTAAAGAGTCTCAGCATGTTGCTTAG